The following is a genomic window from Amycolatopsis australiensis.
CGATCAGGTTGACCGTCGTCTCGTGCCCGGCCACCAGCAGCAGGAACGCCATCGAGACGAGCTCGGGCTCGGACAGCGAATCGCCGTCGTCGGTCGCGTGCACCAGGTCCGACAGCAGGTCCTCCGCCGGCTCAGCGCGCTTCTGCGCGATCAGGCCGGTGAGGTAGGTCAGCATGCTCTGGGCCGCGTGCCGGACGTCCTCCGGTGCCGACGAGCTCAGCAGCGTCTTGGACCAGTCCGAGAAGTCCGACCGGTCTTCCGGGCGCACGCCGAGCAGCTCGCAGATCACCGTGATGGGCAGCGGCGCGGCGAACGACGGCAGCAGGTCGGCCCGCTCCCGCCCGGCCAGCGCGTCGAGCAGCTCCGCGGTGATCTCCTCGACCCGCGGCCGCAGCCGGGCCACGGTCCGGGCGGTGAACGCCTTGTTCACCAGCTTCCGCAGCCGCGTGTGGTCCGGCGGGTCGGAATTGAGCATGTGGAAGCTCAGGTCCTGGCCCAGCCCGCCTTGCGCGGCCTCCCCCGGCAGCTTCGCTTCGAACAGCTCCCGGGCGCGGGCACTGTTCTTCCGCAGCCGCGGATCGGCCAGCACCGCCCGCGCTTCGGCGAAGCCGGTGACCACGTAGCACGTCAGCCCGCGCGGCATCCGCACCAGCCGCACCGGCCCGTCCGCGCGCAGCATCTCCGTGAACAGGTGCGCGTGCTGGGCGAAGTCGTCCGCCACTTCCGCCGTCGTCATGCCGTCCCCCCGAATCCGCTCAGCGCTCGGCGAGCGCTGCCACCACGCGCTCGGTCACGTCCTGCCAGTATGCCCGCTGTCGCGTGCGTTCTTCCGCGTCCGCAAGCCATTCCTGGTGGAACCGCACCGTCGTCTTGGCGCCCGACCCGCTGAGCCGCACCTGGACCGTCGAGTCGTGGTCCCAGTCGCTCGGCCGCCACGTCAGCCGCACCCGGTCGCCTTCGACGTAGCTGCGGATCTCCCCGGCCGTGCCGTTCGCTGTCTCGTACCGCGCGCCCGGCTCGCGCGGCAGCTCGACGCCGGGACCCAGCCAGATCGCCACGCCCTCGCGGCTGACCAGGAAGTCCCACACCGCCTCCGCCGGGTACGGCAAGGTCCGCGAAACCCCGATGTTCCAGCCCACGTCGGCCGTTTTCCCCACTGAAGAAGTCATGCCCGCATCCTGGCACCGGGGTACGACAAAACCGGGTCCCCGCCCGGGTGGAGGATGGGAACCCGTGCGCTACCGCCCGATTTCCCCCGCCGTGCTCGCCGAAGAACTGACCGAACGCATCGCCGCGCTCCCCGGGCGGCGGATCGCGGTCGCCGTCGACGGCGCGGCCGGGGCGACGGAGACCGCCGAGCTCGCCGACGCCCTGGTCGACCCGCTGCGGCTGCGCGGCCGGGCGGCCCTGCGCGTCTCGGCGCGCGACTTCCTGCGTCCGGCGTCGCTGCGGTTCGAGCACGGCCGCACCAACCCCGAGGCCCGCTACACCGACTGGCTCGACATCGGCGCCCTCCGCCGCGAAGTCCTCGACCCGCTTCGAGAAGGCGGGTCCGGCGAAATCCTGCCGTCGTTGTGGGACGCCGAACGCGACCGCGCGACGCGCGCGAAGCGGGTGCCGGTGCCCGAAGGCGGGGTCGTCCTCGTCGACGGTGAGCTGCTGCTCGGTGCCGGCCTGGCCTTCGACCTCGCCGTGCACCTGTGGCTCTCCCCCGCCGCCCTGCGCCGCCGCGTCCCGGACGCCTGGGCGATCCCGGCCTACGAGCGCTACGAAGCCGAAGCCGACCCCAGCTCGCTGGCCGACGTCGTCGTGCGCGTCGACGACCCGCGGCACCCGGCGCTCTACACGCCGTGAGCCTCAGCGGACGACGGCCACCGGGTCGCCGTCCAGCAGCCCGGACAGCCGGCCGGCCATGACGTCCCACCGCCAGTTCGCGGTCACCCAGGCCCGCCCGGCCTCGCCCATCCGCCGCGCGCGCACCGGGTCCGCGAGCAGGCTCGCGACGGTGTCGCCGAGCTGGTCGACGTCCCGGCCCTCGACGACGTGCCCGGTGACCTCGTCGAGCACGGCCTCGGGCGCGCCGCCGGAGTTGCCGGCGACGACGGGCAGGCCGGTCGCCGACGCCTCCAGGTAGACGATGCCGAGACCTTCGACGTCGAGGCCCTTGCCGCGGGTACGGGCCGGCATCGCGAAGACGTCGCCGGCGGCGTAGTGCGCGGGCAGTTCGGCCCACGGCACCGACCCGGTGAGCACGACGTCCCGTTCCAGGCCCAGCTCCACGACCAGCTTGGTGAGCGTCGCGCGATACGGGCCGCCGCCGACGATCAGCAGCGCCGCGTCCGGCACGCGTTCGCGGATCTTCGGCAGCGCGCGGATCAGCTGGTCCTGGCCCTTGCGCGGGACGAGCCGCGACACGCACACGACGGTCGGCCGGCCGGCAAGGCCGTGCCGCGCCCGGATTTCCGCCCGGCCCGCCGGGTCCGGTTTGTACAGCTCGGTGTCCACCCCGGACGGCAGCAGCTCCAGCCCGGCCATCGGGCCGAAGGCGGCGGCGAACCGGCCGCGCGTGTACCGGCTGACGTAGGTGACGACGTCCACGGTGTCGCCGATGCGCCGCAGCGCCTGCCGGGAGCCGGGCAGCATCGACCAGCCGACCTCGTGGCCGTGCGTGGACGCCACGACCCGCCGCGCCCCGGCCCGGCGCAGCGGATGCCCGAGCAGCGCGAGCGGCGCGGCAGCGCCGAACCAGACGGCTTCGCAGTCCCGCGCCCGCATGATCTGCTTCGCGCGGCGAAGCACGTCCGGGGTCGGCAGCATCAGCGACGTCGGGTGCCGGACGACCTCGAACGGCGCCTCGGCGTCGAACTGCTTGTGCGACCCGGTCCGCGACTCCCACGACGGCGCGTAGACGACCAGGTCGTCGGCCGGCAGCCGGGTGGCGAGGGAGTTCAGGTAGTTCTGGATCCCGCCGGGCCGCGGCGGGAAGTCGTTGGTCACGAGCAGGGTCTTGAGCACGCCCCAGAGGCTAGCGGCCGCCACCGCTTCGGTTGACGCGGACGGCGAAGGGGCGGCACCGCGGAGGCGGTACCGCCCCTTCGCCGGGCAGCCGGGGTCACGCCGTCGGGCGGCGCGCCCCCGCGTACTGGCTCTGCAGCGGCGAGATCTTCACGACGTCGCCCGTGTCGGGCGCGTGGACCATCTTGCCGTCGCCGAGGTACATGCCGACGTGCGAAACGGGCGAGTAGTAGAACACGAGGTCGCCCGGCTGCAGCTGGTCCCGCGGCACCGCGGCGCCGAAGGTGGACTGCTCGCGGCTGGACCGCGGGAGCGTGATGCCCGCCTGCTTGTAGGCCCACAGCATCAGGCCCGAGCAGTCGAACTGGTTCGGCCCGGTGGCACCCCACGAGTAGGGGCTGCCGAGCTTGCTCAGCGCCGCGTCCAGCGCGGTCTGGGCGGCCGCGGTGGGGGCCTTGAGGCCGGGCGCGGAGCCGCCGCGGTCGTTCTGGGCGGCCTTGTCGAGGGCGCTCAGGCTCTTGTTGGCCGCCTTCAGCTGGGCGATCTGGTCGTCCAGCGACTTCTGCTTGGCTTTGATGTCGTCGGTGAGCTTCGCCGCGGCGTCCCGCGCGTCCTGCGCGCGCTTCGCGGCGTCGGCGGCCTTGTTGGCCGCGTCGGTGGCCTGCCGGACGGCGCCGGTGAGATTGCCCATCGCGGCGTTCTTGTCCGTCGCGATGACTTCCAGCGCCGACGAGCGGTCGAGGAAGTCCTGGGTGGACGTGCCGGCCAGCAGCGCGGACAGCTTGTTCAGCTGGACCCCGCTGGTGAACGACGCGCCGGCGAACTTGTCGACCTCGGCCTGGTACTTCTTCTGGTTCTCGGCTGCCTTCGCGGCCTGGTCCTTCGCCGCGTTGACGTCGTTGGTGGCCTTGTCGAGCTCACCCTGCTTGGCCTTCAGGTCGTCCTGGGCCTTCAGCAGGTCTTCGTTGAGCTTTTCGGCCTGTGCCGCGAGGTCGCGGTACTGGGCGAGGGCGTCCGAACCGGTCGGCGGGGCCTGGAGGACGGGGACGGGGGCGGCGGTGGCCGTCGGCTGGGCCACGGTGACGAGGGTGATCACCGAAGCCGCGGCGAGGGCACCTGACACCACGCGCCTGACTGGATGCGACTGCACGGTCGCGCGGGTCTCCTTTGCGTCTCGGCCGCCGAAGGGGACCGGGGCACGAAGAGGTCGGGGGTCCTCTTCGCCGCTGTCCCCCACCGCGCGCAAGCCGTGCTCATCCGCACCAGGGTGGAGCACGCGGTGGTGGTTCCGGTTCCCAGCTTCCCGACAAAGCTGCGTCCGGCGGCGATCCCGCGTCGCCGCCTCATCGACGGCCGGGGGCCACGAGATCTCGGACAGGTTACGAAAAGACCGCCACCGCGTCCACCACCTCCCACCCAAAAACTCTCCGTGACGCCCCGAAACACCATCGGACCAGCATCGGAGAAAACATGTGATGGGCGTTACACGCTGGGGA
Proteins encoded in this region:
- a CDS encoding cytochrome P450 family protein, producing the protein MTTAEVADDFAQHAHLFTEMLRADGPVRLVRMPRGLTCYVVTGFAEARAVLADPRLRKNSARARELFEAKLPGEAAQGGLGQDLSFHMLNSDPPDHTRLRKLVNKAFTARTVARLRPRVEEITAELLDALAGRERADLLPSFAAPLPITVICELLGVRPEDRSDFSDWSKTLLSSSAPEDVRHAAQSMLTYLTGLIAQKRAEPAEDLLSDLVHATDDGDSLSEPELVSMAFLLLVAGHETTVNLIANGVLALLREPEQLARLRAEPQLLPNAVEEFLRFDGPIHLATLRFTAEPVEVGGVPIPAGEFVLVSLLGANRDAERYPEPDRLDVTRAAGGHLAFGHGIHYCVGAPLARLEAEIALGGLLARFPGLALDVKPDELVYRSSSLIHGLEALPVRLC
- a CDS encoding SRPBCC family protein; translation: MTSSVGKTADVGWNIGVSRTLPYPAEAVWDFLVSREGVAIWLGPGVELPREPGARYETANGTAGEIRSYVEGDRVRLTWRPSDWDHDSTVQVRLSGSGAKTTVRFHQEWLADAEERTRQRAYWQDVTERVVAALAER
- a CDS encoding uridine kinase, translating into MRYRPISPAVLAEELTERIAALPGRRIAVAVDGAAGATETAELADALVDPLRLRGRAALRVSARDFLRPASLRFEHGRTNPEARYTDWLDIGALRREVLDPLREGGSGEILPSLWDAERDRATRAKRVPVPEGGVVLVDGELLLGAGLAFDLAVHLWLSPAALRRRVPDAWAIPAYERYEAEADPSSLADVVVRVDDPRHPALYTP
- a CDS encoding glycosyltransferase family 4 protein encodes the protein MLKTLLVTNDFPPRPGGIQNYLNSLATRLPADDLVVYAPSWESRTGSHKQFDAEAPFEVVRHPTSLMLPTPDVLRRAKQIMRARDCEAVWFGAAAPLALLGHPLRRAGARRVVASTHGHEVGWSMLPGSRQALRRIGDTVDVVTYVSRYTRGRFAAAFGPMAGLELLPSGVDTELYKPDPAGRAEIRARHGLAGRPTVVCVSRLVPRKGQDQLIRALPKIRERVPDAALLIVGGGPYRATLTKLVVELGLERDVVLTGSVPWAELPAHYAAGDVFAMPARTRGKGLDVEGLGIVYLEASATGLPVVAGNSGGAPEAVLDEVTGHVVEGRDVDQLGDTVASLLADPVRARRMGEAGRAWVTANWRWDVMAGRLSGLLDGDPVAVVR
- a CDS encoding NlpC/P60 family protein, whose amino-acid sequence is MQSHPVRRVVSGALAAASVITLVTVAQPTATAAPVPVLQAPPTGSDALAQYRDLAAQAEKLNEDLLKAQDDLKAKQGELDKATNDVNAAKDQAAKAAENQKKYQAEVDKFAGASFTSGVQLNKLSALLAGTSTQDFLDRSSALEVIATDKNAAMGNLTGAVRQATDAANKAADAAKRAQDARDAAAKLTDDIKAKQKSLDDQIAQLKAANKSLSALDKAAQNDRGGSAPGLKAPTAAAQTALDAALSKLGSPYSWGATGPNQFDCSGLMLWAYKQAGITLPRSSREQSTFGAAVPRDQLQPGDLVFYYSPVSHVGMYLGDGKMVHAPDTGDVVKISPLQSQYAGARRPTA